Proteins co-encoded in one Capnocytophaga ochracea DSM 7271 genomic window:
- a CDS encoding MarC family protein yields MNFDVKEIISATMVLFAVVDIIGSVPIIINLRKKAGRIQSEKTAIVAGILLILFLFIGKQLLNLFGVTVEAFAVAGAFILFFLALEMILGITLYKGTTPETASIVPLAFPMVAGAGALTTVLSLRAKFYVENIIVAILINMIIVYIVLKSSEKIEKFLGKQGITVIHNLFGVILLAIAVNLFTTNIRAMLFGQ; encoded by the coding sequence ATGAATTTCGATGTAAAGGAGATTATCTCCGCTACTATGGTGCTCTTTGCGGTAGTTGATATTATCGGGAGTGTGCCTATCATTATTAATCTGCGCAAAAAAGCAGGACGTATACAATCTGAGAAAACAGCTATTGTAGCCGGTATTTTGCTTATTCTGTTTTTATTTATAGGCAAGCAATTACTCAATTTGTTTGGAGTAACGGTTGAGGCATTTGCTGTAGCTGGGGCATTTATTCTCTTTTTTCTCGCCTTAGAGATGATTTTAGGTATCACCCTCTACAAAGGTACTACGCCTGAGACTGCCTCTATTGTCCCTTTGGCTTTCCCTATGGTGGCAGGAGCAGGGGCTCTCACTACTGTACTCTCCCTTAGGGCAAAGTTTTATGTAGAGAATATTATAGTGGCAATCCTCATTAATATGATTATTGTGTATATAGTGCTTAAATCTTCGGAGAAAATAGAGAAGTTTTTAGGCAAACAGGGCATTACCGTAATTCACAACCTTTTTGGTGTTATACTTTTAGCGATTGCAGTAAACTTGTTTACTACTAATATTAGGGCGATGTTATTTGGGCAATGA
- the kdsA gene encoding 3-deoxy-8-phosphooctulonate synthase yields the protein MINKEDNFFLLAGPCAIEGEDMAMKIAEHIVNITHKLNISYIFKGSFKKANRSRVDSFTGIGDEKALKILQKVGQTFNVPTVTDIHQVSDAAMAAEYVDVLQIPAFLVRQTDLVVAAAETGKVVNLKKGQFMSPESMQFAVQKVFDSGNEKALITDRGTMFGYQDLIVDFRGIPTMRKFAPVVMDVTHSLQQPNQSSGVTGGRPDMIETIARAAIVNNADGLFIETHFDPANAKSDGANMLHLDLLEGLLTRLVAIRKTINEF from the coding sequence ATGATAAACAAAGAAGATAATTTCTTTCTCTTAGCGGGACCTTGTGCCATAGAAGGAGAGGATATGGCGATGAAAATTGCTGAACATATAGTGAATATCACTCATAAACTGAATATATCCTACATTTTTAAAGGGAGTTTTAAGAAAGCCAATAGGAGTCGCGTAGATTCGTTTACGGGCATAGGCGATGAAAAGGCACTAAAAATACTCCAAAAAGTAGGGCAAACCTTTAATGTTCCTACTGTTACTGATATTCATCAGGTGAGCGATGCGGCGATGGCTGCCGAATATGTAGATGTACTGCAAATACCAGCTTTCTTGGTGCGCCAGACTGATTTGGTGGTGGCAGCAGCCGAAACGGGCAAGGTAGTGAACCTGAAAAAAGGTCAGTTTATGAGTCCTGAGAGTATGCAATTTGCCGTGCAAAAAGTATTTGATAGTGGCAATGAAAAAGCGTTGATAACTGACCGTGGCACGATGTTCGGTTATCAAGACTTGATAGTAGATTTTCGCGGAATTCCGACGATGCGCAAGTTTGCTCCCGTAGTAATGGACGTTACGCACTCGCTACAACAACCTAACCAAAGTAGTGGGGTAACAGGCGGTCGCCCAGATATGATTGAAACCATTGCCCGCGCTGCTATTGTGAACAATGCTGATGGACTTTTTATCGAAACCCATTTTGACCCTGCTAATGCCAAAAGTGATGGGGCAAATATGCTACATCTCGACCTCCTTGAAGGTCTTTTAACGCGTTTGGTTGCCATTCGCAAAACAATTAACGAATTTTAA